Part of the Paenibacillus sp. FSL R7-0273 genome is shown below.
ACGGCAGATATCCGCGTGAAGCTGTGGAACAGGGCGTACGTGAGATCAATAAAGAGCTGAACAAAAAACGCGAGGAATTCGGGCTTGATGTAACCAAGCCTTCCGGCGACTCAGGAGGGGGAGAGCAGAAGTGAGCAGTGAAATTATTGTGCCTGCGGAGCACGGGGATGCGGGTCTGCAGCTTTCCCGGACGCCGGGAAAATGGGCCCGGCTATGGGGCGATATTAAGAAAAACAAGGTGTCCTACTATTTTCTCGCCCCTTTCCTGCTCCTGTTTACCATTTTTACCATTGTGCCGATCGTCATGTCTGTCATTCTCAGCTTCTCCTACTACAACATTATTGAAGCCCCCCACTTTATCGGCTTCTCCAATTACAAGCTGCTGTTCGTGGATGATGACATCTTCCTGAAGGCCGTCGGCATTACCTTGAAGTTCGCCTTCATCACCGGGCCTGTAGGTTACATCATGGCCTTTCTGCTGGCCTGGCTGATCAGCCAGATACCCCAGAAGTACAGGTTCTTCTATACCCTGTGCTTCTACCTGCCCTCCATTACGAGCGCGGTAGCGATGTCCGTTGTGTGGCTCTATTTCTTTGCCGGCGACCGCAAGGGGCTGCTTAATCACTGGCTGATCCAGCTCGGCATTCTGAATGAGCCGTACCTGTTCCTGCAAAATGTCGATTCCATCGTCCCGGTTATCATCATAGTTTCCTTATGGATGAACATGGGCGTAGGCTTCCTTGCCTTTCTTGCCGGACTGCAGAATGTCCCCGGCGATCTGTACGAAGCGGGCTCCATCGACGGGATTAAGTACCGCTGGCAGCAGCTGTGGTACATTACGGTTCCGTCGGTCAAGCCGCAGCTGCTGTTCGGGGCTGTTATGCAGGTGGTCAGCTCGCTTACCGTGTTTGATGTCAGCATGCGGCTGGTCGGGTTTCCCAGCCCGCTGTACGCAGGGCATACAATCATGGCCCATCTGTTCGATTATGCATTTACCCGCTTTGAAATGGGCTATGCTTCGGCCATTGCCGTGCTGCTGTTCTTCCTGATGTTCGGACTGAACCGCCTCATCTTCAGAGTGCTGGGGAGGGATTAGGATGTTCAAATTCAAAAGGCGGCGGATCGATTTCGGAGGCATTGCCCTCTATTTGTTCCTTACAATATTCGGTCTGCTGATGCTATTGCCGCTTATCTATATGGCCGTAACGGCATTTAAGCCGACCAGTGAGCTATTTTTGTTCCCGCCGCGGTTTTTCGTGGTCAATCCGACGCTGATCAATTTCCGCGACCTGCTGCTCATTACGGGAACCTCTGCGGTGCCGTTTTCACGGTTTATTTTCAACAGTGTAATCGTGACCACCGGTATCGTGCTCGGCGGGGTGGTCATCTCCGCTATGGCGGCCTATCCGTTGGCCAAACATAATATGCCTTTCAAAAGCGCGATCTTTAATATGATCGTCGCCGCGCTCATGTTCTCGCCGCTCGTGCTGCAGATTCCGCAGTATCTGCTGATCAGCCGCAGCGGACTGATGAATACGTACTGGGCGATGATTCTTCCGTACCTGGCTGCGCCGATGGGGATGTTCCTGATGACGCAGT
Proteins encoded:
- a CDS encoding carbohydrate ABC transporter permease, with the protein product MSSEIIVPAEHGDAGLQLSRTPGKWARLWGDIKKNKVSYYFLAPFLLLFTIFTIVPIVMSVILSFSYYNIIEAPHFIGFSNYKLLFVDDDIFLKAVGITLKFAFITGPVGYIMAFLLAWLISQIPQKYRFFYTLCFYLPSITSAVAMSVVWLYFFAGDRKGLLNHWLIQLGILNEPYLFLQNVDSIVPVIIIVSLWMNMGVGFLAFLAGLQNVPGDLYEAGSIDGIKYRWQQLWYITVPSVKPQLLFGAVMQVVSSLTVFDVSMRLVGFPSPLYAGHTIMAHLFDYAFTRFEMGYASAIAVLLFFLMFGLNRLIFRVLGRD
- a CDS encoding carbohydrate ABC transporter permease — protein: MFKFKRRRIDFGGIALYLFLTIFGLLMLLPLIYMAVTAFKPTSELFLFPPRFFVVNPTLINFRDLLLITGTSAVPFSRFIFNSVIVTTGIVLGGVVISAMAAYPLAKHNMPFKSAIFNMIVAALMFSPLVLQIPQYLLISRSGLMNTYWAMILPYLAAPMGMFLMTQFLRQLPDALLEAARIDGASEWKVFWVIVMPMLKPAIATFALFSFIAAWNDPYPSMVYTTVQEMKTLPLAIQTISGGAGVVARVGTLAAASFLMIIPTLLVFVITQRMVLQTMAHSGLKE